The DNA sequence CCACCAGATGCTGTTGCCGGCTTTTATAGGTCTTCAATTTCAAATCACAGCCTTCTACAAGGCATTCATACTGTTACAGATAGACATACAAACCAAATCAATGGACTTAAACCAGTAAGGAAGTTCAATAACAAGATGGAGAAACATTTCATCCCTTGGAGTCATTATCTCTCAAAACTTAACAACCAGAAAGCACATGTACAGGGCAGAAATGTTGGATATATCTAATAAAAGCTAGAGTTTTGAGAAATATCAGATCAATTCTGCATGCTTAAGTATAACCTCAGATTCTACATACTTGTCTGATTAGAAATTTGAAGAGTAACAATGTCAAGTAAGGATGGTAAATTTTTATAAAGTATTGCCATTGAAGATATAAATTTGATCCCAGTTTAGCAGCCAGATATGtaagaaagaaacagaaaaagctTGAAATGACTTTCTACGGTCATGTTTGTGCTTTGTTTTTCCTCCACACAAAAACCTAACATTTTAAATTGGCGACCATTCTATAAGTTGAAAGAGGGAACTGTCACAAAGACTAGCGGAGACAGAAGCACATCATCACATATCTAGGGGGAAAACAAAAATGTATCACATCATCATTCCTCAGACAATACCAACATACAACGACATAAACAGGAAATACCATGGGATCACCACGTGCGACTTTGGCCTGAAAGAAAGAACTGTGTGCTTCAGATACATGAATGCTGAGCAGCCGGGACGTTGGATAGACTCTAGAGCACACAGAGCAAGATGCAGTGTGACGAGCATTGTAATGATCTTCAAAGTCCTCCAAGCAAGTCAGTTTAGCTCCACAACCAACAATGGGACAGAAAACACCCCTACATAGAGAAACATCAAATTATCCCCTCAAAGCTTTCATCTAATTAAAGTCCACAGGTTAACCACCGTATAAAACTCTTAATGCTACTTATAAATACCTGCCTTCCTCATCCACGAAATTCCGAAGCTCCCGCTTTTCATCTTCAGTCAAATCCAGTGCAAGCTACACACGATATTACAGTAATTTTATTAAACCCAATAACAACCAAATCACCACATCACAAGTTCAAACTCATTTCAGCCAAATGTGCtagaaaaaatttgaaattccaAATGCCATTGACGCTTAAAAGTTAAGACCTAGCTCTTCCGACTCAAGATTGGAACTTTTCTTCAAATAACACCAGAATTCGCCAGATGTAGATCAATTGAGAGGTTCAGAGGACACCAGAAACTGAGAAATGAaagattagaagaagaagaacctgtTTGACGAGCAATTCCCTTTCGAGGTTGCCAGATGCAAAGAAGGGAGATTCAGGACCAAACTTTCGACGGAGGGCTTTCCAGTACGGAAACCCTAATTCTAATTCCATCGCCATGGCCTTTTCTTCTAGCTAACTGCTACTccgagagagtgagagagatgaTCGAGGACGTGTGTGCTCAAACTGAAATGAACCTTTTGCGGTTTCGATATTTgggttattttttatttgggcATTTTCAGTTGGGTAAATTGATTTGGGCTTGTCGTACataagggaaaaaaagaaaagaaaaaaaagaaagggtgATTCTCTTTCGACGGTAAAAGTAAAACCATCAAAGGCTATAAACAGTCTCTACCGACACAGCAAAAACCTGAAAGAATGTACAAAGCATTAACATTTGAAGCCGAAACGGGAACAGGATAGTTCCAACTGGAAGTTGTCGTAGCTACCGTGTCCAAAATCAGCTACCGCATTAGCTATAAAATTTGCCTCTACCAGGCGTCTTTGCGTGAAATGTGATTGAATTGAGTAGTTAGCCGAGCAATATCTTGGAGGAGCTTGCTGATTTGTCAAGAATGAAATGACTGGCGGACCGAGGTAGGGGCAAGAGGGGGCTGACGCGCCCACTcaaattttgtttgtttatgtATTTAATTGATATAATATAATATTGTGTCTTCTCTTTATCACACATGCCCCCACTTAATCTAATACTTTAacaattatatacatatataattgttAAAGTTGTCATGAATTGGAGTGAAACGTGAGCTAACCAAGAGAATGtgtaattaaataaagaaaaaaacagaaatattTAACGCTGAGAGAAACATAAAAGCATAATACCCCCAAAACATGACCTGATGACCACTTGATTAACCCAAGTTCCCATGTTTCACTacgccccaaaaaaaaaaattatctatttTTTCTACGCCcccatagaaaaaaaaatgctggGTCCGCCACTGGAGTGATtcaatgttgtaaatattaaaaatatgtgGCTATCAACGTAAATTCTCATCTTTTATATCTTTATGATGTAAACCTAACTCCTATATAATTAGGTCAATGAGAATGAAtaatacacacttctacctcctatattttgtttctctattctatctctcttattctctagtttatatcAACACTCTTTTGCTCTTATTTCTTTTTGTCCTTAAACTCCATAATGATCTGCAAGCCtatggtgcaacatagttgcCTATGACCAAGactaatgatctatgagtttttctctCATTCTCAACAAATTGTTTCATATATAACATAGATATCTTATACTATCGCATAATAGATATATGTGTTTTATGtttatcatttttgtttttattgcaTATGATcgaacatcaatttttttttatgcgaTCAtacaatttaaatatatttgtatgtatatTTTATATAGTGTAATTGTTGAGATTTATGTTTCATATTCGACTTTGAGAACCATTGTTCTAATAGTCAAGACTTGAGTCTGCTGACCAAGTAGTCTTAGACTTATGGCTTTATGGTCATCACACGaatatttttttcatgttttccctatgggatccattgttcatatttatgaacacTTCGAAACCTCtgtttcgtatatgaattttCTATCATTTTTTCGTAGAACATACTGTTTTAATACTTATGGGTCCTGATATATCTcgtcttttctctttgtagaaaTATGACACATCTGACAAACTTGGACTCTGATCCTTTTGAAATTTCTTgcaagaactatttgatgcCGAAATTCACCTTATAGCTAACAACCTGCTATAAGGTGAAAAACCCGCTTGAGCTTTGGCAAGCATTGGCTGATCAATTTACTCACCAGAAAATCATTGTTCTACCTAGAGCATGATATGAATGGATGCATTTGTGCCTTCAGAACTTTAACTTTGTCACTGATTTTCAATCTGCTATGCATCGGATTACCTCTCAACTAAAATTATGGGGAGAATGGAAAACATGTTGAAGACATGATCAATGGCAGTGCTCTTGACACCGAttaattttaagcctatgttttgACACCGATTAAACGTAATTATGTTTCATTATCTTTATCTGTTTAATCACATTTATTATGTTTTAAGTTACCTTTATTACAACTCTTTCATAACTGAATGTGTCATGATTATTTGTTGTAATAGTTACAATTAGATTTTTTCTAttgaaacctccaaatttactcacttgacctatatgctttttacacctcttattaaattttcaaatactaaatttactgactaaacttcctcaaataacctcactcatataatttgcaaacaaattattatatttaaaataaaaaatttagtcatttcaatgatttaatcactttataaatcttaactatatatatatatatatatatatttgaatcaAGGGAATAACTTTATAGATAGAAACTCAATAGAGCTAGCTTACAATAAAATTGTAACACATCCAAATGACAATTGTGGAGTGTTGTTACATTTCGAGAAATTGGAATTAGCCTAAAGCCAGAgcggccattacatacccttctgctgCCATCTACAGacagaacaagaagatgtggtagtacccacagtggtacatagagatAGGTCCACTTATTCGACATTTCATACTCAGACTGAATAGTTTGAATCCTCTCTCAGTACTACTCCAGAAGATTTAATAGTACCACTTATGTCAAGGGAAACATATTTTGTTGGATCAAGATTCCGGGATCCCAAATGCGGAACCCTAGGAGATTGGAACTCATCAATTTGGCCCACAAGAAAGCCCAACTCCAGCCCATATTCGCT is a window from the Rosa chinensis cultivar Old Blush chromosome 2, RchiOBHm-V2, whole genome shotgun sequence genome containing:
- the LOC112183328 gene encoding zinc finger protein 511; protein product: MAMELELGFPYWKALRRKFGPESPFFASGNLERELLVKQLALDLTEDEKRELRNFVDEEGRGVFCPIVGCGAKLTCLEDFEDHYNARHTASCSVCSRVYPTSRLLSIHVSEAHSSFFQAKVARGDPMYECLVEGCDLKLKTYKSRQQHLVDKHKFPTSFEFFKKAPPSKKQRQKKQRKQAYVKRADASDMEVENEVIDDIDHSRKQKKKNQQKQANLKKPDVSNMDVGNEDINNLVTAVSKLSTSDSSPSSISFGRRPTRGLTFVPRAVQREKKPDST